The Cheilinus undulatus linkage group 21, ASM1832078v1, whole genome shotgun sequence region GTTCCAGTCGGCTGTGTTATCCTTTGAAGACAACTCCAGGAGACAAGCGCGAGAAGATTCAATGATGGTCTTTACCAAATCTAGCTTCTTTCGGGACTTCCTGTCCAGCATCATAGGGACTTTCTTATCTCCAgctgcctcctcctccacccctgcCAGCCCCACTCCAACCGCCACCAACCCCACAGCTACAGACAGCGttaccaccagcagcagcagcggcccTGCTCACTCCTCTTTCTTCATCCTTTTCCATCTTCTCGTCTTATCGTTGTGTCTCCAACTCTTTATATAGAAACCTCTTCCTTTAGATAGTGATTTGCATGATGTGACTGGCacaaatgaatgtaaaaaaactTTAATACGACAGCATTTGTTGGCATTTAagtaatttattagtatattgTGTGAATCCACTCTATGTATATGTATGTGATTGGTACACAGCTCAAGTTTACGTCAAGGTAtgcaaaagtggcaaactgAGGAAGGTAGAAATGTGCTGTATAGTGTTATTTGATTATCCAGAAAATCCATTGACTGCACCGAGGgagatttaattatttaaacataattttaaaatcaaaacttaCCATTGACAGTATATCTGAAATAGACACTATTCAAGCCTTTTGAATAGCCTTTTTCAGTGCAGTTTAAGAGTGGCAATATTTGGAAAAATGGCTTGAATCTGAGAGATAGCTTTACTGTTTATACTTAAATTGTATAGTCCCACACAATCTGGCTTGGAAGTGATCCCTTGTCAgctgaaaaaaaggtttatagTGATCTAATCTAAGGGCAAACAAGTCATTATAAGGACAAATCACGACCCAAATCCCAAGAAAACAGCTTATTAATTGCaataaaaagaggcaaatgattttaaatattgttaaaacatttaaatgtacccaatttcacagtaaaacttGATAAATAAAAGGTATTGATGCATGCCCACTAAGTACGTAAGTACTTCATAGACTTTCTGctaccatttttcttttttttttctttttttttttttacacgacccactgaaaactcctccgcaacccacttttgggtcccaacccacctgttgaaaaccactgcagtAGATGACATTAACTTTAAGAACAATGATCCAGGCTGCTTTAACTTTCTATAGCATCAAAAACAcaattctgtttgtttgtctttgatGTGACACAAATGTATGGTCATTAATTTTGTCTAAAGAGAAACTATGGATGCCGGCTGCTTTAAGTCTGATGTGTCAGGTGTAAAATGAAGAATTCCTGAAGCTGCacggaaaaaaatgtttgtattatGTAGCCTATCACTTGACTTTTGCTGTTATTGAAGCCACATATATCATAAGAATATAAcatgatatttttatatttttttactgattgaattttttttttccatacaaagaagaaaatgagagcagttttattcaacaataatgtgaaaaacacattttgaagtGCTAAAAACACGTCTACCTGGTTCTGTCTGCAAGCTGCTGTACCATGATACTGTTTTGACTCAGTACTGATGATGACACAAGGGCGTAAAGCTGCTCATTACATAAGTTAtaataaactggtttaaaataaacacttaCAATTGTCCTTTTTCCAAGCATTGCTATAAAACAGTTTTCACACATATGTAACCATACtgaacacattaaaataaactgctCACAAATAAAGTGAACATTATTTAGTTTCccccttttattttgaaaagcctgGAACAAACTTGGTAGCAATTTTAAGGGAAAACAAATAGATCATATTTTTCTTAACTAGCTATGATTGCAAGAAAATGGAGAAGACactctctttgttttttggagttttttttttttttttttagcattattGAAATcctaaacattgtttttttttccctcaaagaTTTCTAACTTTTCAGTGGCTAAACATGCTACAAAACCCATAAAATTTGGCAGGCACGTCAGGCCTGGTGAAGAGTTTGATATTTTATGGGTTTCTAGTAGAGGTGGGGAGAATTGGCTCAATACCACCCCCAACAACTTCAAATATGCCAGCCTGCTGAGCAAGTTTCACCTAAAAAGATGCGATTTGGTTGGTATATCAGGCATCAAAGTCCCAAAAAGGTAAGTCTAGTCATGACATTGAATTTCCAACAAGAAGAACACCATTTGGGAAAATTGTATGATTTTCTCCTCCAAGGGGTTTAATCAAGTCTATTTTTAAGCCAACTAAAGAAGGCCTCActgattaaaaagttttttggcTTATGTACAGTACTCAAAAGGTGTGACCATGGCTGCATTCAAATTTGCTTGATGTTCAAATAAACAGTAAGTAGTTTTTATCTTGGCTGCATGTAACAATATCTGACCCAAATTTGACCTAATCTGAGTAATTCTGCATCAAATCTGCCTCGAGAAACCCAGAAGACATTGGTCTTGCTGTTTAAGATCTGTGAGTTTACATCAGAGGGCGTAGacaaattcataaataaatttcatgtgttttcatgAGAGTTCACTCACGCCTGTTCGAGCAAGGACTGCAATGAATGAGACCAAGTCCAGCAAGACCGAGGTCAAAGGAATGAGCCAGTCTGTCATGCAGtcaggggcatagctagggatttttgGCCCcaagaaaaaatattacacagggccccccttaatcGTCTAGCCAGGCAGcaaatgtcatttttacaaacatctatgcattttgatgtttttttaaccattatttccccatttatgagcaatatttttactatggttaaatttaatttacttgcattatttcacagtgctggactacaacatttggacatttttaagggaggagcaggggcccccagcattttattttattctacttgatacaaatttcagtcttttgacCAATTCATGTAGTGGCTTtggattcaataatgacactaattacaaagaagaataaatgaaaacacactttttattgcAGAATTCTCAGGGGCCCCAGCACGGGTAAACAGTACCCTTTTCCCTCTTTGCTACACCAATGTATGCAGTAAATGCTTGTTGACAGATCTTACCTCTGATATCAAAGGGTCGTATTGGCACATAATCTGCCAAACAGGTAACAGGTGTACCCACCCACACGAGTCTCACCAGAGCTTGGGCTGAGCAGGCTCCCTTGACATCTCAGGTATATCTGAGTCGAGGGGGGAAAGTTACGCTCCAGGTGCCGACCCCTCATCACTAGCAGCAACGTTCAGAAGTACTGCATGCTGGAATTATTACAGTCCTGAGTGTGCCTGTGCTGTTGATTCTTGATGACTGAGCCACAACCGATAGTCAATGAATGAGCAAAGACATCTTGATCTGCAGGACTTGAGCACACCTGGACAATGGGTCAATGTCCAGGCAGTGACTCCTCTCAAAGATGAGCAATGGTTCAAATGGCTGTCAGTGGACTGCCTTAGGATGGAGGTTCTCCTTATCCTGCCCCCatgcaaacaacctattaagTGTTTCATGGATGTAATTATGTCCAGAAGTCTTATATTGTTTCAGACAGAGGAATATTTGTTTCAAGGAGGAAAGGCATCAGGAGGTGTGTTTCTGTATGTTTGATACAAAACTTGAGTTAACTattattaataaattaattagTATTTTTGCTATGCTTTTCTATGAATGTATTTTACAAAGtactaagattaaaaaaaacattgtagattgaaaaaaaaaatcttcctgtAGAAAGCAAAGTGGAGTTTTGAAAGCCAACTATCTCCCCAAGTTGTCACTAATAAATAGTTCATAGAAAGTATAAGGACacccttcattttttaaatgttacagCTTGATGCTACAATTGTTTacattcatttcttttcttatcAATCTTCACTCAGAACTCCaccataaagaaatgaaaacaaaattgttgacattttttgcaaatttatccaAAAGAATttctcaaaaatgtgttttgaaaaaaaaaaaaaaaagaagaagtttCATGATGTTGCCCGCCATCTTCCGGTCGCGAGAGGAACTGCATCAGCGGGACACCGGCGCCCCTTCATCCatcttcatcttcctcctcctcggTTCAGCAGTCCGTTAACAACACGCTGATTCTGTGCGTCGTTCACGGCTATTTCACCGGCCGTCGAGATGTCGTCTGGCGGTAAGACAAATAATTAGCTTTTCTTCAATGTTTGATAATCGCTATGAATTCATATCCCTAGGAAACGACTCTCTAGTTTGCTGGAATTACGACGTAACGTCACCGGCGTGTAACGTTAACGGTTACTCGCTAGTGACAAGACGCTAGTTAGCTAACGGTTAACACGGTAGTCGACGAATGTCACGTATTAACTCGCAAttcagatgtattttttaatcccAGTCAAGGCGGGAATTGGTGTTGAAATGTTTTGCTGTTATAAACGGCTCTGGTTATGATGCAGAATGCCAAGGCATGAGGCACCGGTAAGCTAACACGGACAGGTTAACTGTTAGCATACTGTAGCTAGTGGTAGGTCCCGTTAACTTACTGTGAGGCTAAAGGTGCTCCGTGCCATGAGCTAGCAAGGTCGCTTCTGTGTTACTGACCCAGTTTCTGAAGGCTGCCCCGCCCCTCAGCTCACACATACTGATGATGGAGATAAAACTTTGTGTTAGAGAGATGTTAGTTCTCACgtattttgtttctgtttctcataACGATCATATAGTAACAACACAACGTGTAACTAATTGTTGTCCCATTGCATACATGCGTCAGAAGAGGCTGTTATAGCATATGGTATGCTAAATTAGGCAAAATTTCTGTTCACTTAAATTCCAGTCTGGATTCTTTTATACCTACACTTCTAAGTTTTAAAGCATCTGGATCACGAccattagttaaaaaaatagaaaggttagttttttagaaataatactaataattgGTTTTGTTTATTCCACAGATTACTCGCAAACATCTGCCCCAGGGTAAGTACTTTGATTTAGATTTTCATTATACTCTTTTAGCATAGGTTTTGTGACTctggaccagtgttaattttagcagctatttttaattttagtcttagtttcagtctttaaatgaaatgcattttagttttagtcacatttttgtcatttctgtccatttgagtttttgtctagttttagtcgacgaaaactctaaacatgttagtctagttttagtcctcaaaaagtcctcacattttagtcttaacttttagtccgaATCGTGGTAGTGTGTtttatgcaccctgccaaacctggggtccctgctttctacagctgagagacaaaaGAGCTgtagatgcattgttttttgacagatttacccacagtagagaaatatcatggattttgaatgtccgacgaaaactaaattacatttttgtttagttttagtcaatttgacgaaaactaaaacttatttttttgtcagcacagatctatttttgttagtcttagtctagtttttgtcatggaaaaaaagctgttgaagaacatttttagtcatagttttagtcgacaaaattaacactgctctggGCCTGTATGACTTATTTGTGGTGTCAGCAGTAACTCGCCGTTCATTGTCTGAGTGATGCATCTGATTGGCTGGGTAGCTTCATGTGTTGCTACCGTTAAGATGAGATAAGGTTAAAATACATCaccataaatgtaaaaaagctgCACAGGTTGAGATAGGAGTGCTTGTCAGAATGATCTAACAGGTATAAACAGTTCTGGAAAGAATGGCATTTGAGTCTGGATCTGACCTGCTAATATGTAACTTCAAGTACTATTCTGGCACCTAAAATAGAAATGTATATCATGGACAAATTAAACACCAACTTGCCAGCCAcatagatttttaaattttgttgaagccaaaataattttcttaaggtttaatacatttgtgtttcattgtttttagctATGGGTCCtatggtggaggaggtggaggtggtggtAATCAGGGTTACAGTCAGTCCTCCGGCCAGGGATACGGCCAGCAGGGCTATGGAGGCTACAACCAAagctctgacagcagctctggcTCCTATAACCAGGGAGGATATGGCAGCTATGGTCAACCTCAGTCAGGTAGAGGAGGACTtgtttaaaacaacacagattTATCAGCGAATGATGATAGTATTGGCTTGAAGTTCATGCCTTATCTTCTCTGTTCTCCCAGGAGGATATGGTTCACCATCTTCTAATcaaggtggtggtggtggtggtggtggtggtggtggtggttatTCCCACTCCACTCAATCCTATGGCTCTGGAGGGTACAGCGGAAACCAGTCCTCCAGCATGGGCTACAACCAACAGTCATCTTACTCTGGGTACAACCAGCAGCAGCCCCCTCCTTCATCTTCTGGAGGGTGAGACAATATGACTTTCTGCTTTTCAATTTATAAGCTTTTTGTAAGGATGTATGTCATGAATTAGGGGCAATGCTGCTTTGTTTCTACTCTATTGTGCTGCCTACTAAACCTCTCATATTCTGCTGATTAATTGTACCAAAATTTGACACCAGAACATACCGTCTACTTAAAGACAACATGTTACAGAATACAAAACACTGAGTTCAATTGAACTAAGTGTTGatcaaatgaaatgaaattgtGCTTCTATTCTTTACCACTGACAGCTATGAAGGAGGCTCTCAGGCTTCAAGTTACAACCAGCCCCCAAGCGGTGGACAGAGCGGAGGTGGTTATGGCAGCAGTGGCGGTCATTCTGGTGGCTATGGGGGCACTGGGAGCCACCAGCAACCACCACAACATGGAGGAGGGCACTACAACCAGCCCCCTAACTACAGCTCCCCACCTCCACAGAGCTACAGTCAACAGAGCCAGTATGGCCAGGGTGGAGGTAAGGCATCAGTTTCTGTTAACTTTTTATGTGGAACCAGTATGTTTTGTTAATTGTTTAAGGAGAGCGTTGGGAAGGCTtcaaattttgcatgtcatgaTAAGTAAAAGACCTTTCCTAAGGCCTATGTAGACTATTTCCCTAGATGCAAATTGATTCATAAACAGTCAAAACACCAAatataatttctgttttttaatgtataacACAACATTGACTGCCAGAGCTTTTTTAACACTCTGAAAGGTTTAAATCTGTTGACATCTGTCTAAACTCTCTCAGGTTATGGTGATGAAAGCCCTCCAAtgagtggaggaggtggagggggaTATGGTGGTCCTGATGGAGGGTATGGAGGACAAGATAGCCGTGGTGGCAGGGGCCGTGGAGGTGGATTTGGAGGTCGTGGTGGTGGAGGATACGATCGTGGTTTTGACCGAGGTGGCAGAGGTGGACCAAGAGGACGAGGAGGCATGGGGTGAGTGTTGATATCGGTACATCTGTTCATCTTATGAGAGTGCCCTGAATCTGATCACTTTGATGCTCTTTAATGGTTTGAAACACCCATGTTGAACAGTGTAGAAGAAAATGGAATGCAAGAGTGAGAACTTCCATAATTGTAGCAACACTTCAAAGCAGCTGAGGTGAACATGTTGatatgtcaaaaataaaaatgagtctGATAAAGTATTAAATTCACACATAAAAATTGAAGTTTTTCTGCCAGTAAACAACAAATATTGTTTTATGAACTGTTTGCCAAGAAGGCAATTTTCTTAGGTGAAATATATACATACAAAGCAGGAAACCTGTGTTTCAAAACATCTTTATAAGGGAAATGAATTACGTCTGAATTTCAGGTGGGTTGCTGCAACTCTTGATATGTACCTGATAGGGGTGGCGATTAAGACCCggttctgaattttttttaaaatcaataatattttactttattgatTCTGCTGTACAGTCTTTAGGGTCCTGTAATGTGATATCTCCAGTGAAGTCATGCAATTTAAATCAGATCACTGGTGCACAAATGATTGTTTGATGAAGTTTTTAGATATAATTGAATTGATATCCAACAGGTATTAAACACACCAGTGCTGTaactcaaattaaaaatacagcACCTTCAGTTGTCAACTTGAAAAATGAACAGTGAATTCatccactgctgctgctggtcagTCAACCAACTTAAAACAGCCTTGGCAAGATCTTTCAAAATTCCTGGTAAATCCTATAAAGTTACGAATTAGAATCCATTGTTAATATCAGTATCCAGTTCACAGGATAAAAGCAAGTTTGCCTATTGAACAGGGTGACGTAAGGCTACATTATGGTGTGTTCAAGTTGGGTCGGTTAGATCAGTATTATAGCAAGTTAAACTCTCACCACAATGTGTTGAAATGTTGCCTCCAATAAAAGAAATTCAGGTTTCAGCaagaaacttgaataaatacGCTTGTTCCACAGTGAAATATGTTTGGCTTCTTAGCAgttctgttttaaaaagctcATAAATCTACAGCCAGtcaaatgtttctttaaataGAAAAGTATCGATAGTATATTGAGAAGGACTCTGATCTTGGAGAAGTATTGACAAGCTTATCAATGTCAATAAAAGTTAACATTCCCAATCCCTAAGTCTCCGGTAGAATATCATCtatgcttttttatttataaaaatactaataatgCAAAGGAAAgggctatttttcattttgttttgatgaATAAATCGTCAAAAGCTACTTTTGATGAATTCGTACTTTTGCTAAATGATCTGAAAAGCTTGTAATGAATCCTATTTAGTCTAAAATAAGTTACCCACAGCATTTTAGGGCATGAGAATTTATGAAATATTCTCCTTTtacaaaatattaatgtatCTGAGGTTGCACGACCAGGTTACCTTCAGCGCTAAGGTCCATTACTACTTATATGCTGTTGAAATCACCAtagcaatattttaaaaaatatatacattatTTTGGGGGTACCTTTATGTGTAAAGAAGCACCTTCTGACACCCATTGAGGAAGGTTTGAAAGAAGGGTTGCCTGTAATAACAGAAATTTCCGAAACATTCAAACTCACTACATCATAACACTAAGAAAATGTATTAGATGTATTACCTACAGATGTAAAACATAAAACTTGAAAAACATCTTGAAGTCTCTGGTGGGAGGGGGAAAGCAAGATAAGCCTGGAGAATTGTACAACAGAAAACTAAATGTTCTGAATGTGGTTACCGAGCATAACATTAAGGTAGTGTTTCAAATGTCCAGTAGAACTTGAGACCAGGGTAAAATTTATAGTTCAAAGCATATCATGTTGCAGTTTGCTGGACCAAGTAAAGGTGTTTGTGGCTGAGAACTGGTCTGAAACTACAATTTTAAAGTCAGCATTGACAAAAACGCAACAGGAAAGAAGGGAAACCTGAACTACCTGAACGACTCATATGATGGATTGAAAATGGATCATTAAATGATGGTTCTAAAGCTGCTCAATGTGTTGGGTGCAGCAGTCAGTTCAAGAAAGGCCTTTACCAGCTGAACTGGCTGACCATGGCTTAAAGATTttggcataaggaagaagttAAAGTATCCAAGAAGTTtattaaatatgtttattaaaTTTTAATTACTAACAAAGCTCAATCAATGCCTTAAtgtgcaaatttatgaaaaaaatccactaaacaaaaacatctaACTGAAATGCAATATATATGTAAAGATATGTTGCTGGTTTTATTGTTGGTTGAATGTATGAGGTGAACGGTCGGgttgcagaaaaaataaataggaaaattaaacatttgtcTTTGAACTCTTGAGAACATTGACACATTAGTCAAAAATGAATACCCCTCTGACAAAGAGACAAGCGGTGTTTATTCAAATTCATGAACAAACGGCCGATATACAAAATATAGTTATAATGTTCAGCAGAATATTAGGAAGAGTTGGAAGTAAATATTTATGTGaaacagaaaagagacaaaGCACAGGAAAAGATCTTACAGTACAAATTATCGGTGTATACTAGAAGATATGAAGCAGAAACTTATATGGTAAgttgattcttgttttttttttctcaggttgaaatgtttcatttactTCCCTATCACATAAAATAGTAATGGATTTATAGATAGATAAGTTTTTCCATTTCATTAAATGCTCTCTCATTGTAGATTGTAACAAATCTACAATGAGAGAGCATTTCTCCTTAAATTTTGACAGTATTTCTTTAAGAAGATGATTGTACTGAGCAAGACTCAGCCTCCTGTGTTGTAACAAATCATTAAATAATAAAGATGTAGTTTAccttcatgatttaaaaaagctgaaatcgttttaaaatagttaaaagtttGTAAACAAAAGCGGAGGAAGCAGCCTATGCCTGAGCCATTACCCACCTTTTAGCATGTGTATACGTAAAGTGAGTGTTTTATATGATGAAATGtctacctttttaaaaaaaacacgcAAACCAAAGTGTTGGACTGTAACTTAAAGCAGAGCTTCAAATCTAAATGAGATAAGTTGTTCTGAATATCTCTACAACTAATGATCTTACTTTGAAGTTGGTACCATAATTATTGATGAATGTGGTAACATTCAGCTCAATTAGCCTGGCCAGTGAGCCTTTAAACAGCATAAAGAGAAAGTGGTTTCTTTCAACAATAATTCACTGAAATGGCGACTTGGCTCTGCCCACTGACTTGTGTTCAGACCTAAAGCAAAGGTAATTTGTgccaaaaatgactgaaaatgctttGACCTCAGTATCAAACACGCTGTGTAGACAAAGCAATAACAGGGATTTAAACTCAATTTGGCAATTAGATGCCAAGTGGAAATCCTTAATGCCTTATGTGGTCATACCTCAATACATACCTTCCATCCAGAATGCTCAAAATGCATATCGGCGTGCTCTGGGATGTCTTCATCCAGATTGGATGAAGACGTGTCAACACAAGTACTGGGACCCATTAAAGACTGTCCCATCAACTGATGTGATTGGCAGTATTACAACAGTAAATaaaaagcatggctttattAAGGTTTATACAGCCTTATTTTGAGTGATGGGAATGCAGCTCACTGTAAAGATCCTGACTGTTCTGCTCAGTGGTAAAAGGAACCAGTCTTTCCATTCCCAAACTCATCATTTGATTCCATTCTACCTTTTTCCACCTCAAACGGCAAAAATTAGAAAGAAGGAAACAGTCTTTCAACCGGAGCCAGTTCCCAATGCTCAATAATAATGCTGAAATCTGGCCTGTAGCTTTTTTCCTGAATGTCATTCCAAATATCCCTTTCCCCAGGTTGTTTATTATTCACAGTCCAacctaaataaaggcataaaaacagtagttctaaaaaaaaaaaaaaaagcttgatttGGAATAGTGTCCCAATAAACTATTTGCAGTCCCCAAACTCACTGCCTCTTGTAAATGAGGTTGAAACTAGGCAGCAGACAGTCAGCTGCACCTGCAAGCAGATATTGTTTTGACAAGATTAACTAAAGCTAAATCGTCACCAGGTGACTGCTGATGGGATCAAGGATTGCATGACTGTCAGTGCGTTTGCCTCCATCATCCTCAACTCAAACTGTTTATTGCATACAACCAAAGTCTGTTGCAGATCGTACCATTTCTGATGCAACTTGATGTGGTATTGAGAGTCTCAACAGTGATATGCTTTAGCAACACAGGTTCATGCAAATTCTTGCTTACGTAACTCAACTAGAGACGTGAATCACTGCATAAATGTATGAAGAAATTGCGTCTCAGAAAAAATTTGTCTTTGCTTTAGGTCTGAACATACTGTCAGATGCTAAAATACATTACCATCACCTGCCCTTCTCACCTGCCACCCACCCCTTCCAACCAGTCCCTGCAGGATCACTGTGTCATTCTCTGCTTTAATCTCCTTTGAATCTTCTCCTAGGCTTTACCTTCTCTGCAGTCTGGCTTTCCACTCGAAAGCCATCAGTTTGGAAAATGCAAAATGGGGGAAGTCTACATACATTTTATAGCCTTTCTGAAGCTACAAAAATGTATGACTGAtaggaaaaatacagaaattgggACCTGATCAGATGAGTTttcaaaaaacttttaactttgGGTTTTCCACAATTTGTATAAAAAAGGAAAGGTTGTCCAAGACAGAACAAAACCCAACATCCATCCAGGGGTCAAAGGTGTTAATGTTTGGGTCGGTTaagttaagaaaaataaatttccaTCATAAAATGGGTACATACAAGTCACTCAAAGACTTGATATTACttaatggtaaaaatgtcagagtttCAGCTGCTTGTGAACACACTGACAAGGTCTttaaactggcctcttgtccTCAATGTGTATCCTGGAAACTCTGAACAAAGCTGAGTATGGGTACAACCAAATTAAGAGGGGTGGGTTTGTCTGAGAGATTGTGAGAGTGAAGGTTACCCACAACCCATTGAGAGAAAGCCCGGTCAGCACCATCCTCCAATGCGTGTCgtttctctcttcctcctcatcagAATGGGCGATCGTGGAGGATTCAATAAGTTTGGTGGTAAGTGACAAGAAAAACACTTGAGTAAAAGGTTTTGTGTTTGAGGTGTGTAAGCTTAAAGGAGGGGGAGAAAAGTATAAATACAGTATTAAGATGGTAGAATATATAGTAATGTAAGTGATTTAGAGAAGTTAACTTTTGCTTGTATAACTGTGTAGGTTTCCCTGAAAATTACTCGATAGTACAAACTCAAAGAGAAAAGAATGAATTCGGAAAAATGTAACCATAAACCTCATTTTAAGAGTTACCTCAAATTCTGAAATACACAACAGAGAATGGGATGTGTATTTTCGAAGGCACAGCCCAACAGGTAAGAACAACCTTAGTGGTTTCTAGGTAAGATTTGAATGGTTGACAGTCTGTTAAAGGAAAGGTTCTCTCACAGTAGTTGAAAATGTCCAGCAGGGGGAGATAAATGGTACATAATGTTTCTATATGTACCTTTGTCTGGAAGTAAGATCACATTGTGgtgtcaaattttaaaatgaaagactTACTAAAGAGCGAACAAGTAGGACACATAAATGCTGGTTGTGTCGCATGAAAAAAGTGTTTGTGTACCTGAGGTGTAAGTATGGATCCAAAGAGCAGTGGTTGAAACTGCAGGAGGTTTCGTTTCTGCTTTGCAGAGACAAGAGTCAAACAGTAAAAACTGGTTTGATTGCATAGCAGTGTAATGCCAGTGGGCACTGTCAGTTCAATGAAATAAACTACTCTCGGACTCAGAGATCACAACATTATGCCAGACCTCAGATCAGTGAAATAAACTCCTGTAGAATGTTTATTTCTCCTAAATCTACCTGCATCTCCTAATCACTAGC contains the following coding sequences:
- the fus gene encoding RNA-binding protein FUS, translating into MSSGDYSQTSAPGYGSYGGGGGGGGNQGYSQSSGQGYGQQGYGGYNQSSDSSSGSYNQGGYGSYGQPQSGYGSPSSNQGGGGGGGGGGGGYSHSTQSYGSGGYSGNQSSSMGYNQQSSYSGYNQQQPPPSSSGGYEGGSQASSYNQPPSGGQSGGGYGSSGGHSGGYGGTGSHQQPPQHGGGHYNQPPNYSSPPPQSYSQQSQYGQGGGYGDESPPMSGGGGGGYGGPDGGYGGQDSRGGRGRGGGFGGRGGGGYDRGFDRGGRGGPRGRGGMGMGDRGGFNKFGGPRDPGHGHGGPGFMQDQDNSDNNTIFVQGLGDDYTVESVADFFKQIGIIKINKKTGLPMINLYTDRETGKLKGEATVSFDDPPSAKAAIDWFDGKDFNGNPIKVSFATRRADFGGRGGMRGGRGRGGPIGRGGFGGGRGGGFPGGNGGGGGGGVGERGGGGGGGQQRAGDWKCSNPNCGNLNFSWRNECNQCKAPKPEEACGMPPMERGGYGGDRRGGFDRGGFRGRGGDRGGFRGGRGGDRGGFGPGKMDARGDRRQERRGRPY